The following proteins come from a genomic window of Paenibacillus sp. CAA11:
- the ypeB gene encoding germination protein YpeB, producing the protein MYTRISGVLFPVAVVLLVGALIWGYQESQTRNSIQIKAENQYQRAFHDLSYHVDRLHGELGNTLAVHSNSSGVHRKGLMNVWRITSEAQSEINQLPLTLLPFNQTEEFLSRISKFSYQTAARDLTKQPLTEKEKNNLKELYKSSEQISKGLQQVQDKVITNRLRWMEVDNALATEAEPKDNTIIDGFKTVDKQVSQYPELDYGPSVLSVYHKRSVKQLGEKPATVKEIQSKAARFLSLPNPSILQVNENGTGTDWASYTAVYKGQGKKGQPAVTLDFTRNGGDLISFHNSREVGPRKVSAAEARQKAEKFLESKGFSNMKAVTYDEYDNIGSLTYVRSDKGTLIYPEKLSLRMALDNGEVTGMQCSDYVYEQHTSKTTPKPNMSLAEARKHLNPDFKESYHRTVVIDNDASQRIAAYEFGGRINGSVYKIFLNGDTGEEEKIEEVRQSGRLAQG; encoded by the coding sequence ATGTATACGCGAATAAGCGGTGTTTTGTTTCCGGTGGCAGTGGTTCTTCTCGTCGGTGCTCTGATCTGGGGTTACCAAGAAAGCCAGACCAGAAATTCGATTCAAATTAAGGCAGAGAACCAGTACCAGAGGGCCTTCCATGATCTATCCTATCATGTGGATCGCCTGCATGGTGAGCTTGGCAATACGCTGGCTGTCCATTCAAATTCTTCAGGCGTTCATCGTAAAGGACTGATGAATGTGTGGCGGATTACGAGTGAGGCGCAAAGTGAGATCAATCAGCTGCCTTTGACCCTGCTTCCATTTAATCAGACGGAAGAGTTTCTATCCCGTATCTCCAAATTCTCTTATCAAACCGCGGCGCGCGATCTTACGAAACAGCCGTTAACTGAGAAGGAGAAGAACAACCTCAAGGAATTGTATAAAAGTTCTGAGCAAATCTCCAAGGGCCTCCAGCAGGTACAGGATAAAGTCATTACCAACCGGCTTCGCTGGATGGAAGTCGATAATGCCTTGGCTACCGAAGCAGAACCTAAAGACAATACGATCATTGACGGTTTCAAGACTGTGGATAAACAAGTGAGTCAGTATCCCGAGCTTGACTATGGCCCTTCCGTCCTCAGTGTTTATCACAAAAGAAGCGTAAAACAGCTTGGTGAAAAACCGGCGACGGTCAAGGAAATTCAGTCTAAAGCCGCGCGGTTCCTTTCTCTCCCAAATCCGTCAATCCTTCAAGTTAACGAAAATGGAACCGGCACGGATTGGGCCTCTTATACAGCAGTATACAAAGGGCAAGGCAAGAAAGGCCAGCCTGCGGTTACTCTTGACTTTACCCGCAACGGTGGAGACCTCATCTCATTCCACAATTCGAGAGAGGTTGGCCCACGCAAAGTAAGTGCGGCTGAAGCAAGACAAAAAGCGGAAAAGTTTTTGGAGAGCAAAGGTTTTTCCAATATGAAGGCGGTCACTTATGACGAGTATGATAACATTGGCAGCTTGACCTATGTCCGGTCTGACAAGGGAACGCTGATTTACCCTGAGAAACTGTCCTTGCGCATGGCGCTGGATAATGGGGAAGTGACAGGAATGCAATGCAGTGATTATGTGTATGAACAGCACACTAGCAAAACTACTCCGAAGCCAAACATGTCGCTTGCCGAAGCAAGAAAGCACTTGAATCCGGATTTCAAAGAGAGCTATCATCGAACAGTGGTGATCGATAATGACGCCTCTCAGCGTATAGCTGCTTATGAGTTCGGAGGAAGAATTAATGGTTCGGTATACAAAATTTTCTTAAATGGTGATACCGGTGAAGAAGAGAAAATAGAAGAAGTCCGTCAATCTGGCAGACTAGCTCAAGGATAA